The Desulfovibrio aminophilus genome window below encodes:
- a CDS encoding Hsp20/alpha crystallin family protein: MFKWNPWADLEAMRAYMDRLWGESGAEARRGCLWSPAADVLETPSAYVLRVELPGVPLENVVLEAVGRELRISGRRPPERDFPGTAFHAVERPQGPFARAFALPPDADPEAVSAALKDGLLTVTIPRKRRAAGPRGG; this comes from the coding sequence ATGTTCAAGTGGAACCCATGGGCCGATCTGGAGGCCATGCGCGCGTACATGGACCGCCTGTGGGGCGAGTCCGGCGCCGAGGCGCGCCGGGGCTGCCTCTGGTCCCCGGCCGCGGACGTGCTGGAGACCCCCTCGGCCTACGTGCTGCGCGTGGAGCTGCCCGGCGTTCCCCTGGAGAACGTGGTCCTGGAGGCCGTGGGCCGCGAGTTGCGCATCAGCGGCAGGCGGCCCCCGGAACGCGACTTCCCGGGCACGGCGTTCCACGCCGTGGAGCGGCCCCAGGGCCCCTTCGCCCGGGCCTTCGCCCTGCCCCCGGACGCCGACCCCGAGGCCGTGAGCGCCGCGCTCAAGGACGGGCTCCTGACCGTGACCATCCCGCGCAAACGGCGCGCGGCGGGCCCGCGCGGGGGCTGA
- a CDS encoding cytochrome ubiquinol oxidase subunit I: MDAILLSRLQFAAATMFHFIFVPLTLGLSVLIAGMETAYVRTGKELYLRMAKFWGKLFLINFVLGVVTGITLEFQFGTNWSRYSAYVGDIFGSLLAIEATAAFFLESTFIGVWVFGWKKLSPKAHAIVAWLVAGAGNLSAVWILIANGFMQNPLGYVIRNGRAELNDFMAVVLNPFAWQQFAHTILGAFCVAGFFVLGISAWHLARKSHEEFFNASLRIGAGVALAASILVAVQGHFHGNEVARVQPVKLAAMESHWETRANAPMYLLQIPGENGNVLEALPVPSLLSILAYNDPNAVVKGLNDVPAADRPPVAITFWAFRAMVGIGTIMPLIALFAWVKRRDIGKYPWFLKLLPWAIPLPYLGLQAGWIVAEVGRQPWIVHGLMRTSDAVSPISGGQVGFTLAAIIVLYTLLGAAGFFLAGRAVKQGPDAAR, translated from the coding sequence ATGGACGCGATTCTGCTTTCGCGGCTGCAATTCGCCGCCGCCACCATGTTCCACTTCATCTTCGTGCCGCTCACGCTGGGGCTCTCGGTCCTCATCGCGGGCATGGAGACGGCCTACGTGCGCACGGGCAAGGAACTCTACCTGCGCATGGCCAAGTTCTGGGGCAAGCTGTTCCTGATCAACTTCGTGCTGGGCGTGGTCACGGGCATCACCCTGGAGTTCCAGTTCGGCACCAACTGGTCGCGCTACTCGGCCTACGTGGGCGACATCTTCGGCTCGCTGCTGGCCATCGAGGCCACGGCGGCCTTCTTCCTGGAGTCCACCTTCATCGGGGTCTGGGTCTTCGGCTGGAAGAAGCTCTCGCCCAAGGCCCACGCCATCGTCGCCTGGCTCGTGGCCGGGGCGGGCAACCTCTCGGCGGTCTGGATCCTCATCGCCAACGGCTTCATGCAGAACCCGCTGGGCTACGTGATCCGCAACGGCCGCGCCGAGCTGAACGACTTCATGGCCGTGGTCCTGAACCCCTTCGCCTGGCAGCAGTTCGCGCACACCATCCTGGGAGCCTTCTGCGTGGCCGGGTTCTTCGTCCTGGGCATCTCGGCCTGGCACCTGGCCCGCAAGTCCCACGAGGAATTCTTCAACGCCTCCCTGCGCATCGGCGCGGGCGTGGCCCTGGCGGCCAGCATCCTGGTGGCGGTGCAGGGGCACTTCCACGGCAACGAGGTGGCCCGCGTCCAGCCGGTCAAGCTGGCGGCCATGGAGTCCCACTGGGAGACCCGGGCCAACGCGCCCATGTACCTCCTGCAGATTCCCGGCGAGAACGGCAACGTGCTGGAGGCCCTGCCCGTGCCCTCGCTGCTGAGCATCCTGGCCTACAACGACCCGAACGCCGTGGTGAAGGGCCTGAACGACGTCCCGGCCGCGGACCGGCCGCCGGTGGCGATCACCTTCTGGGCCTTCCGGGCCATGGTCGGCATCGGCACGATCATGCCGCTCATCGCGCTTTTCGCCTGGGTCAAGCGCCGCGACATCGGCAAGTACCCCTGGTTCCTGAAGCTCCTGCCCTGGGCCATCCCCTTGCCCTACCTGGGTCTCCAGGCGGGCTGGATCGTGGCCGAGGTGGGCCGCCAGCCGTGGATCGTCCACGGCCTGATGCGGACCTCGGACGCGGTCTCGCCCATCTCGGGCGGACAGGTGGGGTTCACCCTGGCGGCCATCATCGTCCTCTACACGCTGCTGGGCGCGGCCGGGTTCTTCCTGGCGGGCCGGGCCGTGAAGCAGGGACCGGACGCGGCGCGCTAG
- the cydB gene encoding cytochrome d ubiquinol oxidase subunit II — protein MLETIWFLLWGVLWAVYFALDGFDLGMGMLKPFLARDEYEKRVIYNAAGPFWDGNEVWLISAGGVTFAAFPLAYAAMFSGLYTALMLLLFALIVRGVSFEFRSKVDSPGWKALWDGCQVAGSFLPALLLGVAFANIFQGLPLDQNQVMHGGLLDLLNPYGLAGGVLFVLLFLLHGALWLSIKAEGDLRERAASTAAKLWPVLAAVIVVFLAYTWFATKLFTNYMANPALFLILLVPVGGLVMIRVWLAARRFWAAWGASAVMIIGVTLFAVVGLFPAILPSSLNPAWSLTATDAGIKASSSPLTLAIMLGVALVFVPIVIGYQFWVYKTFSAPVTREDLEY, from the coding sequence ATGTTGGAAACCATTTGGTTCCTTCTCTGGGGCGTGCTCTGGGCGGTCTATTTCGCCCTGGACGGATTCGACCTGGGCATGGGCATGCTCAAGCCCTTCCTGGCCCGCGACGAGTATGAGAAGCGGGTCATCTACAACGCCGCCGGTCCCTTCTGGGACGGCAACGAGGTCTGGCTCATCTCGGCCGGAGGCGTGACCTTCGCGGCCTTCCCCCTGGCCTACGCGGCCATGTTCAGCGGGCTCTACACCGCGCTCATGCTCCTGCTCTTCGCGCTCATCGTGCGCGGCGTGAGCTTCGAGTTCCGCTCCAAGGTGGACTCGCCCGGCTGGAAGGCGCTCTGGGACGGCTGCCAGGTGGCCGGCAGCTTCCTGCCCGCGCTGCTCCTGGGCGTGGCCTTCGCCAACATCTTCCAGGGCCTGCCCCTGGACCAGAACCAGGTCATGCACGGCGGCCTGCTCGACCTGCTCAACCCCTACGGCCTGGCCGGCGGCGTGCTCTTCGTGCTGCTCTTCCTGCTGCACGGCGCGCTCTGGCTCAGCATCAAGGCCGAGGGCGACCTGCGCGAACGCGCGGCCTCCACGGCGGCCAAGCTCTGGCCCGTGCTGGCGGCGGTGATCGTGGTCTTCCTGGCCTACACCTGGTTCGCCACCAAGCTCTTCACCAACTATATGGCCAATCCGGCCCTGTTCCTCATCCTGCTCGTGCCCGTGGGCGGGCTGGTGATGATCCGGGTCTGGCTGGCGGCGCGCCGCTTCTGGGCCGCCTGGGGGGCCTCGGCGGTGATGATCATCGGCGTGACCCTCTTCGCCGTGGTGGGCCTGTTCCCGGCCATCCTGCCCTCCAGCCTGAACCCGGCCTGGAGCCTGACGGCCACGGACGCGGGCATCAAGGCCTCGTCCAGCCCGCTGACCCTGGCGATCATGCTCGGCGTGGCCCTGGTCTTCGTGCCCATCGTCATCGGCTACCAGTTCTGGGTCTACAAGACCTTCAGCGCTCCCGTGACCCGGGAGGACCTGGAATACTGA
- a CDS encoding aminoacetone oxidase family FAD-binding enzyme, which yields MRSSDPLDLLVIGAGASGLFASLLAARRGLSVAVLEHGPTAARKLRASGGGRCNLTNLAAGPEDYFSDNPHFCRSALARFTPAEALAAFAEFGLAFEEKAPGQMFCVQGARRLAEALETACREAGARIVLNCPVRAVAGPAHFRVEAGAGSFQASRLAVACGGPSWPNLGASDLAFRLARQFGLGVVEPRPALVPLILSGGQARLCRDLAGLSPAEARVSCGGRSFLGGLLFTHRGLSGPAVLEASCLWRPGLDVAVDFLPGRDLEDLLRQGRAEFRGLTKTFLRRLLPDRLVAALAPPGPAERPLAQLSNAELAETARAFQNFTATPSGTEGLAKAEVTAGGVDTRDISSKTMECRKIPGLFFLGEALDVTGRLGGFNLQWAWSSAAAAAASF from the coding sequence ATGCGTTCCTCCGATCCGCTCGACCTGCTCGTCATCGGGGCCGGGGCCTCGGGCCTCTTCGCGTCCCTCCTGGCCGCCCGGCGCGGCCTGTCCGTCGCCGTGCTGGAGCACGGCCCGACGGCGGCCCGCAAGCTGCGCGCCTCGGGCGGCGGCCGCTGCAACCTGACCAACCTGGCCGCCGGGCCCGAGGACTACTTCTCGGACAACCCGCACTTCTGCAGGTCCGCCCTGGCCCGCTTCACCCCGGCCGAGGCCCTGGCCGCGTTCGCGGAGTTCGGGCTCGCCTTCGAGGAGAAGGCCCCGGGCCAGATGTTCTGCGTCCAGGGCGCGCGGCGGCTGGCCGAGGCCCTGGAGACGGCCTGCCGCGAGGCCGGGGCGCGCATCGTCCTGAACTGCCCGGTGCGCGCGGTGGCGGGACCGGCCCACTTCCGCGTGGAGGCCGGGGCCGGGAGCTTCCAGGCATCGAGATTGGCCGTGGCCTGCGGCGGCCCGTCCTGGCCCAATCTGGGAGCCTCGGACCTGGCCTTCCGCCTGGCCCGCCAATTCGGCCTCGGCGTGGTCGAACCCCGGCCCGCGCTGGTTCCCCTGATCCTCTCCGGCGGCCAGGCCCGGCTCTGCCGCGACCTGGCCGGGCTCTCCCCGGCCGAGGCCCGGGTGTCCTGCGGCGGCCGGTCCTTCCTGGGCGGCCTGCTGTTCACCCACCGGGGCCTGTCCGGCCCGGCCGTGCTGGAGGCCTCCTGCCTCTGGCGGCCCGGCCTGGACGTGGCCGTGGACTTCCTGCCCGGCCGCGACCTGGAAGATTTGCTCCGCCAGGGCCGCGCGGAATTCCGGGGCCTGACGAAAACCTTCCTGCGCCGTCTCCTGCCGGACCGGCTCGTGGCGGCGCTGGCTCCGCCCGGCCCGGCCGAGCGGCCCCTGGCCCAGCTCTCCAACGCCGAGTTGGCCGAGACGGCCCGTGCCTTCCAGAACTTCACGGCCACCCCCTCCGGCACCGAGGGCTTGGCCAAGGCCGAGGTCACGGCCGGGGGCGTGGACACCCGGGACATCTCCTCCAAGACCATGGAGTGCCGGAAGATTCCAGGCCTTTTTTTCCTGGGCGAGGCGTTGGACGTGACCGGCAGGCTGGGGGGCTTCAACCTCCAGTGGGCTTGGTCCTCGGCCGCCGCCGCTGCCGCTTCGTTCTGA
- a CDS encoding SGNH/GDSL hydrolase family protein: MRRALQHLGLALAAVLLTLLGLEGFCRVTGMAPDLPKPTFRDGVMAYAPNQTGTYMVRDEIRASYRINAQGWNSGRADSLAPKTGTRIVVIGDSYVEALQVDADQSLAEDLERLSPGTEVLRCGLSGIPLSQYVHLARRETPAWSPDVLVILLVHNDFLESFIPPPGVHQQALLRLDVEDGRVLGERPIRPYVRPWYGLARESALWRYLRHRRQFGFQTLRDLILGKEPEIFQANMAPRAVAERLADVRAATDYLFGELDRAARAQGARLVLLMDGDRGAIEAGHPDTSDALVLNRLSAESAARRGIPFLDLHPAFAADFADLHQPFAFPHDGHWNAHGHAVAARALAAFLRDRGLIP; this comes from the coding sequence ATGCGCCGCGCCCTTCAACATCTCGGCCTCGCCCTGGCCGCCGTCCTCCTGACCCTGCTCGGCCTGGAGGGGTTCTGCCGCGTCACCGGCATGGCCCCGGACCTGCCGAAGCCGACCTTTCGCGACGGGGTCATGGCCTACGCCCCGAACCAGACCGGAACATACATGGTGCGCGACGAAATCCGTGCCAGCTACCGGATCAACGCCCAGGGCTGGAACTCGGGGCGCGCGGACAGCCTCGCGCCGAAGACGGGAACCCGCATCGTGGTGATCGGCGACTCATATGTCGAGGCCCTGCAGGTGGACGCGGACCAGAGCCTGGCCGAGGACCTGGAGCGGCTGTCGCCCGGAACCGAGGTCCTGCGCTGCGGGCTCTCCGGCATCCCCCTGTCGCAATACGTGCACTTGGCCCGCCGCGAGACCCCGGCCTGGTCCCCGGACGTGCTCGTGATCCTGCTCGTGCACAACGACTTCCTCGAATCCTTCATCCCGCCGCCCGGCGTGCACCAGCAAGCCCTGCTGCGGCTGGACGTGGAGGACGGCCGGGTCCTGGGCGAACGGCCGATCCGGCCCTACGTCCGACCCTGGTACGGACTGGCGCGGGAAAGCGCCCTCTGGCGCTATCTGCGCCACCGCCGCCAGTTCGGCTTCCAAACGCTGCGCGACCTGATCCTGGGCAAGGAACCCGAGATATTCCAGGCCAACATGGCGCCCCGGGCCGTGGCCGAACGCCTGGCGGACGTCCGGGCGGCCACGGACTACCTGTTCGGCGAACTGGACCGGGCGGCCCGGGCGCAGGGCGCGCGGCTCGTCCTGCTCATGGACGGCGACCGGGGGGCCATCGAGGCCGGGCATCCCGACACGTCCGACGCCCTGGTCCTGAACCGGCTCTCCGCCGAGTCGGCCGCGCGGCGCGGCATTCCGTTCCTGGATCTGCACCCGGCGTTCGCCGCCGATTTCGCCGACCTGCACCAGCCCTTCGCCTTTCCTCACGACGGACACTGGAACGCCCACGGCCATGCCGTGGCGGCCCGGGCCCTGGCCGCCTTTCTCAGGGATCGCGGGCTGATCCCCTGA
- a CDS encoding exodeoxyribonuclease III, translated as MRIVSWNVNGYRAVLKKGFLDWLNACGADAVLLQETKVEPDQLAPEEREPEGWHSVWNWSKKKKGYSGTACFLRTPPLSHSFGLPGDEFRGEGRTILLELPDLWLFNIYFPNGQMGEARLDFKLRFYDRFLEYAQELRATKPVVVGGDFNTAHKEIDLKNAKANEKTSGFLPVERAWLDTFTAHGYLDTFRLFESGPGHYSWWSYRFNARKNNAGWRIDYFFASEELRNRVRAAWIEAATEGSDHCPVWVEIADL; from the coding sequence ATGCGCATCGTCTCCTGGAACGTGAACGGCTACCGGGCCGTGCTCAAGAAGGGCTTCCTGGATTGGCTGAACGCCTGCGGGGCCGACGCCGTGCTCCTGCAGGAAACCAAGGTGGAGCCGGACCAGCTGGCCCCGGAGGAGCGCGAACCCGAGGGCTGGCACTCGGTCTGGAACTGGTCCAAGAAGAAAAAGGGCTATTCCGGCACGGCCTGCTTCCTGCGCACGCCGCCCCTGTCGCACTCCTTCGGCCTGCCCGGGGACGAATTCCGGGGCGAGGGCCGGACCATCCTCCTGGAGCTCCCGGATCTCTGGCTCTTCAACATCTACTTCCCCAACGGCCAGATGGGCGAGGCGCGCCTGGACTTCAAGCTGCGCTTCTACGACCGCTTCCTGGAGTACGCCCAGGAGCTGCGGGCCACCAAGCCCGTGGTGGTGGGCGGCGATTTCAACACCGCGCACAAGGAAATCGATCTCAAGAACGCCAAGGCCAACGAGAAGACCTCCGGCTTCCTGCCCGTGGAGCGGGCCTGGCTGGACACCTTCACGGCCCACGGCTACCTGGACACCTTCCGGCTCTTCGAGTCCGGCCCGGGCCACTACTCCTGGTGGTCCTACCGCTTCAACGCCCGCAAGAACAACGCGGGGTGGCGCATCGACTACTTCTTCGCCTCCGAGGAGCTGCGCAATCGTGTGCGCGCGGCCTGGATCGAGGCGGCCACCGAGGGCTCGGACCACTGCCCGGTCTGGGTCGAGATCGCGGACCTCTAG
- a CDS encoding RNA-binding protein, with protein sequence MKSIYVGNLPYSATEDQLKDLFAAHGEVQGVKFVMDRETGRFRGFAFVQMDDAGAAAAIEALDGKDFGGRSLKVNEARERAPRPAKNW encoded by the coding sequence ATGAAGTCGATTTACGTCGGGAATCTGCCTTACAGCGCCACGGAAGACCAGCTCAAGGACCTCTTCGCCGCCCACGGCGAGGTGCAGGGAGTGAAGTTCGTCATGGACCGGGAAACCGGCCGGTTCCGTGGATTCGCCTTCGTCCAGATGGATGACGCCGGAGCCGCCGCGGCCATCGAGGCCCTGGACGGCAAGGATTTCGGCGGCCGCAGCCTGAAGGTCAACGAGGCGCGCGAGCGCGCCCCGCGCCCCGCCAAGAACTGGTAG